From a single bacterium genomic region:
- the fabG gene encoding 3-oxoacyl-[acyl-carrier-protein] reductase, giving the protein MGLKGKVAIVTGGAQGIGKTIATQLAQEGANVVIADVVEEVAKATAQEISQNGSEAISIGVDVSILSSVEEMVKKTLDKFGRIDILVNNAGITRDALVMRMKEEDWDLVLNINLKGAFNCIKVVSPVMMKQKAGKIVNIASIVGIIGNAGQANYSASKGGLIALTKTCARELAGRRINVNAVAPGFIQTSMTERLSAQVKEKLSSQIPFGEIGKPEDVASAVLFLVSEKASYITGEVIKVDGGMAM; this is encoded by the coding sequence TTGGGTTTAAAAGGTAAAGTAGCGATTGTAACTGGAGGGGCGCAGGGGATTGGAAAGACCATTGCTACTCAGTTGGCTCAAGAGGGAGCAAATGTGGTTATCGCAGATGTTGTGGAAGAAGTAGCTAAAGCTACTGCCCAAGAAATTTCCCAAAACGGAAGTGAAGCTATCTCCATTGGGGTAGATGTCTCTATTCTATCTTCGGTGGAAGAAATGGTGAAAAAAACTCTTGACAAATTTGGCAGAATTGATATATTAGTCAACAATGCTGGAATAACTCGAGATGCACTGGTAATGCGCATGAAAGAAGAGGATTGGGACCTGGTTTTGAATATTAATCTCAAGGGCGCATTTAATTGTATTAAGGTAGTTTCACCCGTTATGATGAAGCAAAAGGCTGGAAAGATTGTTAATATTGCTTCCATTGTAGGGATAATTGGTAACGCTGGTCAAGCTAACTACTCAGCATCTAAGGGAGGGCTGATTGCTTTAACCAAGACCTGTGCCAGAGAACTCGCTGGCCGCCGAATAAATGTTAATGCTGTGGCTCCGGGTTTTATTCAAACGAGCATGACTGAACGATTATCTGCACAAGTAAAAGAGAAATTATCTTCTCAAATTCCTTTTGGTGAGATAGGGAAACCCGAAGATGTGGCTAGCGCAGTCCTATTTTTAGTATCTGAGAAAGCCAGTTATATTACCGGAGAAGTAATTAAAGTAGATGGTGGCATGGCAATGTAG
- the fabD gene encoding ACP S-malonyltransferase, translating to MVKVAFLFPGQGSQYVGMGRELYERYEPARKIIDRANDILGYDLRKKIFYGPEEELQQTLITQPAVFTISVACLEVLQRPESYSSKEILRPQIVAGHSLGEYTALVAAGVFGFPQALLVVQKRAEFIHKASQEKPGAMAAIIGLEREKLEEVIEEVRGEEVLEAVNFNSPHQIVIAGELKAIERAVEGAKAKGAKRAIILKVSGAFHSQLMAQAGKNLARELENYELKDPVIPVVTNCNAKPATSREEIRKALVSQIDNPVLWEDSIKEMFQRGVEIFIEVGPGKVLTGLLSRITKGSSGLNVEDEKSLQETLKKLETLNM from the coding sequence ATGGTAAAAGTTGCTTTCCTCTTTCCAGGTCAGGGCTCACAATACGTAGGTATGGGGAGAGAACTATACGAAAGGTACGAGCCGGCCCGGAAGATTATTGACCGGGCAAATGATATTTTAGGTTACGACCTAAGAAAAAAGATTTTTTATGGCCCTGAGGAGGAGTTACAACAAACTTTAATTACTCAGCCCGCCGTCTTTACTATAAGTGTTGCTTGTTTGGAAGTTCTCCAGAGACCTGAAAGTTACTCTTCTAAAGAAATCTTAAGACCCCAGATTGTAGCCGGCCATAGTTTGGGAGAATATACTGCTTTAGTTGCTGCAGGGGTTTTCGGTTTTCCCCAAGCCTTATTAGTAGTTCAAAAAAGAGCTGAGTTTATTCATAAGGCTTCCCAGGAGAAGCCCGGAGCAATGGCAGCCATTATAGGATTGGAAAGAGAGAAATTAGAAGAAGTTATTGAGGAAGTTAGAGGAGAAGAAGTACTGGAAGCTGTAAATTTCAATTCTCCTCATCAAATAGTTATTGCTGGAGAATTGAAAGCGATTGAGAGAGCTGTGGAAGGAGCCAAAGCAAAAGGCGCAAAGAGGGCTATTATTCTAAAAGTTAGCGGAGCTTTCCACTCCCAGTTGATGGCTCAAGCGGGGAAGAATCTGGCCAGAGAATTGGAGAATTATGAGTTGAAAGATCCCGTTATTCCTGTGGTGACAAACTGTAATGCGAAACCGGCAACTTCACGGGAAGAAATCAGAAAAGCATTGGTTTCACAAATAGATAATCCTGTATTATGGGAAGATAGTATAAAAGAGATGTTCCAAAGAGGTGTGGAGATTTTTATTGAGGTAGGTCCAGGGAAGGTGTTAACTGGACTTTTAAGTAGAATAACCAAAGGGTCTTCTGGATTAAACGTGGAAGACGAGAAAAGTCTTCAGGAAACCCTTAAGAAACTAGAAACATTGAATATGTAG
- a CDS encoding beta-ketoacyl-ACP synthase III has protein sequence MGICIVGTGSYLPEKVLTNKDLEKIVDTSDEWIVSRTGIRERRICSDKQAASDLGIKAAQRAMEDANVKVEDIDLLIVATITPDMFFPSTACIIQTKLGIKGAAIFDLNAACAGFIYSLSTAQQFLQMGTYKTALVIATETLSKITDWEDRNTCVLLGDGAGAAVLKKEKGDSGILSCYLDADGQYGDLLNMPAGGSRLPATIDTVKNRLHYLKMKGNETFRIGVPEMVNSVKRGLKGCGLKIEDVALLIPHQANIRIIKAIVKRLSISMDKVFVNIDKCANTSAATVPIALDQANRQGRIKRGDIIELVAFGAGFTWGSCVIKW, from the coding sequence GTGGGTATTTGTATAGTGGGAACTGGGTCATATCTGCCAGAGAAAGTCTTAACCAATAAGGATCTTGAGAAAATAGTCGATACATCCGACGAGTGGATTGTAAGTCGTACGGGAATCAGAGAGAGAAGGATATGTTCCGATAAACAGGCTGCTTCTGATCTGGGGATTAAAGCTGCCCAGAGAGCAATGGAGGATGCTAATGTAAAAGTTGAAGATATCGATTTACTTATTGTGGCAACGATTACTCCGGATATGTTCTTCCCTTCAACAGCTTGTATAATACAGACTAAGTTAGGGATAAAAGGTGCTGCTATTTTTGATTTGAATGCTGCCTGCGCTGGCTTTATTTACTCTCTTTCTACTGCCCAGCAATTTTTACAGATGGGAACATATAAAACAGCGTTGGTCATTGCCACGGAAACTCTTTCTAAAATTACTGACTGGGAGGACAGGAATACTTGTGTGCTTCTGGGGGATGGCGCGGGAGCAGCAGTTTTGAAAAAGGAGAAAGGTGATTCAGGGATTCTCTCTTGTTATTTAGACGCAGATGGTCAGTATGGCGATTTGTTGAATATGCCCGCTGGGGGCTCGCGACTCCCGGCAACTATAGACACAGTCAAGAACAGGCTCCATTACCTGAAGATGAAGGGAAATGAGACTTTCAGAATAGGCGTACCGGAAATGGTGAACTCTGTCAAACGAGGATTGAAAGGATGTGGACTTAAGATAGAGGACGTGGCTCTTTTGATACCACATCAGGCAAATATCAGGATAATTAAAGCAATCGTAAAGAGATTATCTATATCCATGGATAAGGTTTTCGTAAATATTGATAAATGCGCAAATACTTCAGCAGCTACTGTGCCTATTGCTCTGGACCAAGCAAATCGCCAAGGCAGAATTAAACGAGGAGATATTATAGAATTGGTTGCCTTTGGTGCTGGGTTCACCTGGGGTTCCTGTGTGATTAAATGGTAA
- the plsX gene encoding phosphate acyltransferase PlsX, which produces MRIAVDAMGGDYAPGVVVEGAVQAVKKTPYEIVLVGDKTRLTGEMKNYRSSSLPLSIYHCSEVIGMDESPAIACRQKKDSSIMVATRLVKEGMADAMVSAGNSGAVLASALMVLGRLPKVDRPAIAALIPTLKGVVALLDVGANVNSTAKGLLQFAVMGNIYMKTIMNKESPRIGLLSTGAEETKGNEVTVETHRLLRQSGLNFVGNVEGKDIVKGKTDVIVCDGFVGNVLLKFSEGIAEEFISLFRDEILKYPFRKIALILLRGAFKDIKKRVDYAEYGGAPLLGVDGCSIICHGSSNAKAISNAIRVAGEFVEKRINQQIKESL; this is translated from the coding sequence ATGCGAATCGCTGTAGATGCTATGGGGGGCGACTATGCTCCCGGAGTAGTGGTGGAAGGAGCAGTTCAAGCTGTCAAAAAAACCCCTTACGAAATAGTTTTAGTGGGGGATAAAACCCGCTTAACAGGGGAGATGAAGAACTATCGAAGTTCATCTTTACCCCTTTCCATTTATCACTGTTCGGAGGTTATTGGTATGGATGAGTCACCGGCGATAGCTTGTCGCCAAAAGAAAGATTCCTCCATCATGGTCGCTACCCGATTAGTCAAAGAGGGCATGGCTGACGCCATGGTTTCTGCAGGAAACTCAGGTGCAGTATTGGCCTCAGCATTGATGGTTTTGGGGAGATTGCCCAAAGTCGATAGGCCTGCTATTGCTGCATTAATACCTACTCTAAAAGGTGTAGTTGCACTTCTCGATGTTGGCGCAAACGTCAACTCTACGGCAAAAGGTTTGCTCCAGTTTGCGGTAATGGGTAACATCTATATGAAGACAATTATGAATAAAGAATCTCCCCGTATTGGACTGTTGAGTACCGGGGCGGAAGAAACCAAGGGGAATGAGGTGACTGTAGAAACCCATCGTCTCTTGCGCCAATCGGGATTGAATTTTGTGGGTAATGTAGAAGGCAAAGATATTGTGAAAGGAAAGACTGATGTTATCGTTTGTGATGGATTTGTAGGCAATGTTCTTCTGAAATTTAGTGAAGGTATAGCTGAAGAATTTATTAGTTTGTTTAGAGATGAAATTCTCAAATATCCTTTCCGAAAAATAGCACTTATATTGTTGAGAGGCGCCTTTAAAGATATCAAGAAGAGAGTCGATTATGCTGAATATGGAGGAGCTCCTCTTTTGGGCGTAGATGGCTGTTCCATTATTTGCCACGGCAGTTCCAACGCTAAGGCAATTTCCAATGCTATCCGGGTAGCGGGAGAGTTTGTGGAAAAGAGGATCAATCAACAAATCAAAGAAAGTTTATAG